One region of Nothobranchius furzeri strain GRZ-AD chromosome 16, NfurGRZ-RIMD1, whole genome shotgun sequence genomic DNA includes:
- the tvp23b gene encoding Golgi apparatus membrane protein TVP23 homolog B — MLAGDEDVSLFDAEEDAGRKSKMGVKHPVASFFHLFFRVSAALVYLLCDLLSGSFIASMVTIILLLSCDFWTVKNVTGRLMVGLRWWNQVDDDGRSRWVFESRKSTSKKQGSDSESRIFWLGLIVCPFLWVIFSFSVLFSFKIKWMPLVIMGLVLQGANLYGYVKCKVGAKTSLRNMATNYFGRQFLKQTLSKEEES, encoded by the exons ATGTTGGCTGGA GATGAAGATGTCTCTCTGTTCGATGCAGAAGAAGATGCTGGGAGAAAGTCGAAGATGGGTGTTAA GCATCCGGTGGCATCCTTCTTCCACCTCTTCTTCAGAGTCAGCGCCGCTCTCGTCTACCTGCTCTGTGACCTTCTGAGCGGTAGTTTCATCGCCTCCATGGTCACAATAATCCTTCTGCTCTCCTGTGACTTCTGGACAGTCAAG AATGTCACTGGGAGGCTGATGGTTGGGCTGCGGTGGTGGAACCAGGTGGACGATGATGGGCGAAGCCGCTGGGTGTTTGAGTCCAGGAAG AGTACTTCGAAGAAGCAAGGATCTGATTCAGAATCTCGAATCTTCTGGCTCGGACTGATAGTCTGTCCTTTCCTCTGGGTCATCTTTTCCTTTAGCGTTCTGTTTTCATTCAAGATTAAATGGATG CCTTTGGTGATCATGGGTCTGGTGCTGCAAGGGGCCAACCTGTACGGATACGTCAAATGTAAAGTGGGAGCAAAGACCAGCTTAAGGAACATGGCCACTAATTATTTTGGCAGACAGTTTCTCAAACAG actCTGTCTAAAGAAGAGGAGTCGTAG